One Parus major isolate Abel unplaced genomic scaffold, Parus_major1.1 Scaffold1390, whole genome shotgun sequence genomic window, AGCCTGAGAGTGAGAAAGCCACTCCAGCTTTCAGCAGTGGGGTGTGTTACCTTTCTCCAGCCACACGTGGGAGTGTTTGGCTGGCTGGGAGAAGTTTTAACCATGTGTTTTAGTTCACAGGTGGAGACAAATCAACACTGAGGTTGCTTATTCCCTCCTCTGCAGTAGGGAGCAAAAGAAACCCTACAGGCAGGAAGGAATTTCCAGCTGTTCTTTAAAAAGGTGACAAAGCAGATTGCTGATTTTCAAGAGGCCTCTGAAGAGCATGAAGCTCTGTCACCCCAGCTCTGGCTAAAGCCTCCCTTGGTGATTtatcagctctgttttccttagCAAGTGTCTTTGCTGCTGAGACTTGTGTCTCCTGAGAGCTCTCTCAGGTGCAGTCTGTGACACTGCAGGGGCTGAAGCCACCACGGGTGAGTTCATTGTTTCTggctggctggggaaggggtCAGTGCTGGCCTGCTCTGGAAGTTTGGTCTGACTCCACAAACCTTGAACACGACTCGCTCTGGCCCTGCTTCTCCATTCCACTTGCTGtgagcaaaagcaaaagcagctgcaagCAGAGCCATCTGCTCATAGGCCTTCACTTCTGCCAGGGCAGCCTGCAGTGCACAAGTAGCAATCAGACAAAACAGAACTTGCTCTATTTCCCTGTGTTACAGCAATGTCAGGGCCTGCTGTACTCAgtccctggctcagctggcagcacagcagctcccagtgcaggAAAGGGTGGCCTGAGTGAAAAATGGGAGGGAAAACCACCAGCAAACTCTGGCACTCACCttcctgggcacagggacataCTTGGGAGAGTACTCTGCTGGGAAAATGTTCACTCCAGCTCTTTTCAAAGCTGCTCTGAGGGCAAAAGGACTCATCCATTTTCCTGTCATGTGGGAAagcacctcctcctcttccaccaCTACTGAAGACAACATACAC contains:
- the LOC107199615 gene encoding protein CASC1-like; amino-acid sequence: MLSSVVVEEEEVLSHMTGKWMSPFALRAALKRAGVNIFPAEYSPKYVPVPRKAALAEVKAYEQMALLAAAFAFAHSKWNGEAGPERVVFKASEHLTVGSAKDNDWSLYVQW